In the genome of Actinomadura graeca, one region contains:
- a CDS encoding MCE family protein, translated as MSPRAGAGSARGPGYPTLLKFLAFVAVTGLLTFFIGQQILGTAFHGRYRLTATFDDVTGLVEGDAVKVAGAPVGRVSGIEVVLGRAVVRMDVDDGVRLPDDSTAAIRWRDVMGRRVVYLEPGRSRGRLGDGGRVPRTRSAVDLGDIVDSLGPLTRNLDPDQINRILLAFSQALDGNERNIGRLTDDLDALLRTFAARRETIRKMIGDYETIGRAVATRDRQIADSVTNLESLSRVFAGNRRLLEDAVVEISGVTTNLDRVLGGNDAQLARIIANLARLSGTFRLNVDRLERMVRNLPLTLRQLFASANGGHFLRSNALCINLAQGPCPFPMRLPRSPGAGRPSGPDLARLKAMLAGGGR; from the coding sequence GTGAGCCCGCGTGCGGGCGCGGGGTCCGCGCGCGGACCCGGGTACCCGACGCTCCTGAAGTTCCTGGCGTTCGTGGCGGTGACCGGGCTGCTCACCTTCTTCATCGGCCAGCAGATCCTCGGCACCGCCTTCCACGGCCGGTACCGGCTGACCGCGACGTTCGACGACGTCACCGGGCTCGTCGAGGGCGACGCGGTGAAGGTCGCGGGCGCCCCGGTCGGGCGGGTGAGCGGCATCGAGGTCGTCCTCGGCAGGGCCGTCGTGCGGATGGACGTCGACGACGGCGTCCGGCTGCCCGACGACTCCACCGCGGCGATCCGCTGGCGCGACGTCATGGGCCGGCGGGTCGTGTACCTGGAGCCGGGACGGAGCCGGGGCAGGCTCGGCGACGGCGGCCGCGTCCCGCGCACCCGCTCGGCGGTGGACCTCGGCGACATCGTCGACAGCCTCGGCCCGCTCACCCGCAACCTCGACCCGGACCAGATCAACAGGATCCTCCTCGCGTTCTCGCAGGCGCTGGACGGCAACGAGCGGAACATCGGGCGGCTCACCGACGACCTCGACGCGCTCCTCCGGACCTTCGCGGCGCGCCGCGAGACGATCCGGAAAATGATCGGCGACTACGAGACGATCGGCCGCGCGGTCGCCACGCGGGACCGGCAGATCGCCGACAGCGTCACGAACCTGGAGTCGCTGAGCCGGGTGTTCGCGGGCAACCGGCGGCTGCTGGAGGACGCCGTCGTGGAGATCTCCGGTGTCACCACGAACCTCGACCGGGTGCTCGGCGGGAACGACGCGCAGCTCGCCCGCATCATCGCCAACCTCGCGCGGCTCAGCGGGACGTTCCGGCTGAACGTCGACCGGCTGGAGCGGATGGTGCGGAACCTTCCCCTGACGCTGCGGCAGCTGTTCGCCTCCGCGAACGGCGGCCACTTCCTGCGGTCCAACGCGCTGTGCATCAACCTCGCCCAGGGGCCGTGCCCGTTCCCGATGCGGCTGCCGAGGTCGCCGGGCGCGGGACGGCCGTCCGGGCCCGACCTCGCCAGGCTCAAGGCGATGCTCGCGGGAGGCGGCCGCTGA
- a CDS encoding MCE family protein: protein MSDETISARARLLFGLAGTGVIAAAAALVAVGAAPSHPGSTHYDATFGRAGQGLDPGRSDVKIRGIAVGAVDALRLGRDGRVTVRFRLDRGVRIPGTTVATIEPVSVFGPKDLALDLGEDEATGPFLRDGGHVARTRDPREPSDAAWPAYRLTRAIDPDDVATVLRVFAAGLSGQGPALRRTVDNGAVVVDATWRDRQAIRALLDDINGLSGTLADRGGTLTRLTADFNRLSAVITARPDQVGRLLDRSAELGERVGGTLRREGADLGRIIDGAGDAAAVLNGRRRDIPVLLDGLNGFFALLARIIRVSGPEGTLIAQVVSTLPLGLCEIFVDVCPSPPGGPR from the coding sequence ATGAGCGACGAGACGATCTCCGCGCGGGCCCGGCTGCTCTTCGGGCTGGCCGGCACCGGGGTCATCGCCGCCGCCGCGGCCCTCGTCGCGGTCGGCGCGGCGCCGTCGCACCCCGGCTCGACCCACTACGACGCGACGTTCGGACGGGCCGGCCAGGGCCTGGACCCCGGCAGGTCGGACGTGAAGATCCGCGGCATCGCGGTCGGCGCCGTCGACGCGCTGCGGCTCGGGCGGGACGGACGCGTCACCGTCCGGTTCCGGCTCGACCGGGGCGTGCGGATCCCGGGCACGACCGTCGCGACCATCGAGCCGGTGTCGGTGTTCGGGCCGAAGGACCTCGCGCTGGACCTCGGCGAAGACGAGGCGACCGGCCCGTTCCTCCGGGACGGCGGGCACGTCGCCCGCACGCGCGACCCCCGGGAGCCGTCCGACGCGGCCTGGCCCGCCTACCGCCTGACCAGGGCCATCGACCCCGACGACGTGGCCACGGTCCTGCGCGTCTTCGCGGCCGGCCTCTCCGGGCAGGGTCCCGCGCTGCGACGCACCGTCGACAACGGCGCCGTCGTCGTCGACGCGACGTGGCGCGACCGGCAGGCGATCCGGGCGCTGCTGGACGACATCAACGGCCTGTCCGGCACGCTCGCCGACCGCGGCGGCACCCTCACCCGGCTCACCGCCGACTTCAACCGGCTCTCGGCCGTCATCACCGCGAGGCCCGACCAGGTCGGCCGGCTGCTCGACCGGTCCGCTGAGCTGGGCGAGCGGGTCGGCGGCACCCTCCGGCGGGAGGGCGCGGACCTCGGCAGGATCATCGACGGCGCGGGCGACGCGGCGGCGGTGCTGAACGGCCGCCGCCGCGACATCCCCGTCCTGCTGGACGGCCTGAACGGCTTCTTCGCACTGCTCGCACGGATCATCCGCGTGTCCGGCCCGGAGGGCACGCTGATCGCGCAGGTCGTCAGCACGCTGCCGCTGGGGCTGTGCGAGATCTTCGTCGACGTGTGCCCGTCCCCGCCCGGAGGCCCGCGGTGA
- a CDS encoding ABC transporter permease, which yields MAASAPARMLGRALRGRAAGLTASTGLPVFLGRVLYHLLVDIIIRRRYGRTLARQVSDITVGVGALVIGGGMIFVIATMSLATGAMVGLQGYPGLERIGAEAFTGLVASYSNVREVTPIIAGVALVAQVGTGFTAEIGAMRISEEIDALEVMGVNSLAYLVCTRVAAGVVALVPLYLVSLFMAFFATRFITIRYFGLSPGVYDYYFHLYLPPIDVFYSVVKVAVFAFIVMFVHCYRGFYASGGPVGVGVAAGRAIRESTILMILMNLVLSYVFWGHGGTAGLTG from the coding sequence ATGGCCGCCTCCGCCCCCGCCCGCATGCTGGGCCGCGCCCTGCGGGGCCGGGCCGCGGGCCTCACCGCGTCCACCGGCCTGCCGGTCTTCCTCGGCCGTGTCCTGTACCACCTGCTGGTCGACATCATCATCCGGCGCAGGTACGGCCGGACCCTCGCCCGGCAGGTCAGCGACATCACGGTGGGCGTGGGCGCGCTGGTGATCGGCGGCGGGATGATCTTCGTGATCGCCACGATGTCGCTGGCCACCGGCGCGATGGTGGGGCTCCAGGGCTATCCCGGGCTGGAGCGCATCGGCGCGGAGGCGTTCACCGGGCTCGTCGCGAGCTACTCCAACGTCCGCGAGGTCACCCCGATCATCGCGGGGGTGGCGCTGGTCGCGCAGGTCGGCACCGGGTTCACCGCGGAGATCGGCGCGATGCGGATCTCCGAGGAGATCGACGCGCTGGAGGTCATGGGCGTCAATTCGCTGGCGTACCTGGTGTGCACGCGGGTCGCCGCCGGGGTCGTCGCGCTGGTGCCGCTCTACCTGGTGTCGCTGTTCATGGCGTTCTTCGCCACCCGGTTCATCACGATCCGGTACTTCGGGCTCTCGCCCGGCGTCTACGACTACTACTTCCACCTCTACCTGCCGCCGATCGACGTGTTCTACAGCGTCGTCAAGGTCGCGGTGTTCGCGTTCATCGTCATGTTCGTCCACTGCTACCGCGGCTTCTACGCCTCGGGCGGCCCGGTCGGCGTGGGCGTCGCAGCGGGACGCGCGATCCGGGAGTCCACCATCCTGATGATCTTGATGAACCTCGTCCTGTCCTACGTCTTCTGGGGTCACGGCGGCACGGCGGGGCTGACCGGATGA
- a CDS encoding MarR family winged helix-turn-helix transcriptional regulator, protein MHTQARHDTGADTAGSVDPLVTGIRDRWEGQGLPGGPWPFMAICSVGRLQQLLKKGLDAELERLGLGRTGYFLLTTLALTANGHARLSTLARILMMHPTTVKLTVDQLEAAGLVTRARHPRDRRATLVAITPGGRERAGAANEALEAPDGALAGLGGMYRALFEALQPARLAAGDVEL, encoded by the coding sequence GTGCACACCCAGGCTCGACACGACACCGGCGCGGACACGGCAGGCAGCGTGGACCCGCTGGTCACAGGCATCAGGGACCGCTGGGAAGGGCAGGGCCTGCCGGGCGGGCCGTGGCCGTTCATGGCGATCTGCTCGGTCGGGCGGCTCCAGCAGCTTCTCAAGAAGGGGCTGGACGCCGAGCTGGAAAGGCTCGGTCTAGGCCGCACCGGGTACTTCCTTCTCACCACCCTCGCCCTCACCGCGAACGGGCACGCCCGGCTGAGCACCCTTGCCCGGATCCTGATGATGCATCCGACGACGGTGAAGCTCACCGTCGACCAGCTGGAGGCGGCGGGGCTCGTCACCCGCGCCCGGCACCCCCGCGACCGCCGCGCGACCCTCGTCGCCATCACCCCCGGCGGGCGCGAACGCGCGGGTGCGGCGAACGAGGCCCTCGAAGCGCCGGACGGCGCGCTCGCCGGGCTCGGCGGCATGTACCGCGCGCTGTTCGAGGCGCTCCAGCCGGCGAGGCTGGCGGCCGGCGACGTGGAGCTCTAG
- a CDS encoding lytic transglycosylase domain-containing protein yields the protein MPPPRSASGSGDPPDPYGPHASRDPYGGGPPPVPRRRLRRVLTSNVTITIVAICGLAAALVLVDLNRMGGTNEPPKMAAEGLSANDMLAKLTGSDMDPIAADSIAAAKKRAYEQHVRELKALKEKAKRDAAARAKLKAEQERERLAKSNPSAGQNKAYGKKMNALKGWGRCWPSLLTLWNHESGWNERAVNPSSGAYGIPQALPGSKLASAGADWRTSSPTQIAWGLGYIKARYKDPCGAWSWWQAHNWY from the coding sequence GTGCCGCCCCCGCGTTCGGCGTCCGGCTCCGGTGATCCGCCCGATCCGTACGGCCCGCACGCGTCGCGCGACCCGTACGGGGGCGGGCCCCCGCCCGTCCCGCGGCGGCGGCTGCGGCGGGTGCTCACCAGCAACGTCACCATCACCATCGTCGCCATCTGCGGGCTCGCGGCGGCGCTCGTCCTGGTGGACTTGAACCGGATGGGCGGGACCAACGAGCCGCCGAAGATGGCCGCGGAGGGCCTGTCCGCCAACGACATGCTGGCGAAGCTGACCGGCTCCGACATGGACCCGATCGCGGCGGACTCGATCGCGGCCGCCAAGAAGCGCGCCTACGAGCAGCACGTCCGCGAGCTCAAGGCACTGAAGGAGAAGGCCAAGCGCGACGCGGCGGCGCGCGCCAAGCTCAAGGCCGAGCAGGAACGCGAGCGGCTCGCCAAGTCCAACCCCAGCGCCGGGCAGAACAAGGCGTACGGCAAGAAGATGAACGCGCTCAAGGGCTGGGGCCGCTGCTGGCCGTCCCTGCTGACGCTCTGGAACCACGAGAGCGGCTGGAACGAGCGGGCCGTCAACCCCTCCAGCGGCGCGTACGGCATCCCACAGGCACTGCCCGGCTCCAAGCTGGCCAGCGCCGGCGCGGACTGGCGCACCAGTTCCCCCACCCAGATCGCCTGGGGCCTCGGCTACATCAAGGCCCGCTACAAGGACCCGTGCGGCGCCTGGTCCTGGTGGCAGGCGCACAACTGGTACTGA
- a CDS encoding MlaE family ABC transporter permease, translating into MMPSLARAPGLARRRVERSLDETGLLCVTFLEGLRRTWDVRRWWGEFVGQCWFLVRVTGLPVMLIAVPLGATISLQVGDIARQLGAQSGTGALLVAAMVQQVAPLAAALLVSGVGGSAITSDMGARNIRDELAALEVMGINPVHRLVTPRLWAASTVSALLCPVVIMAGVLGGYYFNVIGQGVSPGAFFDGATALLRFPDLLITLFKAWVFGFIAAAVACHTGMTCGHGPVGVGRAVNRAVVVTSVVVFAVNYVLTMIYQVLVPPRS; encoded by the coding sequence ATGATGCCGAGCCTGGCCAGGGCCCCGGGCCTGGCGCGCAGACGGGTCGAGCGCTCGCTCGACGAGACCGGCCTGCTGTGCGTCACCTTCCTCGAAGGGTTACGCCGGACCTGGGACGTGCGACGGTGGTGGGGCGAGTTCGTCGGGCAGTGCTGGTTCCTGGTGCGGGTGACGGGCCTCCCGGTGATGCTCATCGCGGTCCCGCTCGGCGCCACCATCTCCCTCCAGGTCGGCGACATCGCCCGGCAGCTCGGCGCGCAGTCGGGCACCGGCGCGCTCCTGGTCGCCGCCATGGTCCAGCAGGTGGCGCCGCTCGCCGCCGCGCTCCTGGTCTCCGGCGTCGGGGGCTCGGCGATCACGTCCGACATGGGCGCCCGCAACATCCGCGACGAGCTCGCCGCCCTGGAGGTCATGGGCATCAACCCGGTCCACCGCCTGGTCACGCCACGGCTGTGGGCCGCCAGCACCGTCTCCGCGCTGCTCTGCCCGGTGGTGATCATGGCGGGCGTGCTCGGCGGCTACTACTTCAACGTCATCGGGCAAGGCGTCAGCCCCGGCGCGTTCTTCGACGGCGCCACCGCGCTGCTCCGGTTCCCGGACCTGCTGATCACGCTGTTCAAGGCGTGGGTGTTCGGCTTCATCGCCGCCGCCGTCGCCTGCCACACGGGTATGACCTGCGGCCACGGGCCCGTCGGCGTGGGCCGCGCGGTCAACCGGGCGGTGGTGGTCACCTCGGTCGTCGTGTTCGCCGTGAACTACGTCCTCACGATGATCTACCAGGTCCTGGTCCCGCCGAGGTCGTGA